The Paenibacillus sp. FSL R7-0345 DNA segment TACCAAAAAAGAGAGCAACGACATCACCGTCTCCAAAAAGTTCATCGCTCCCGGTGAGCGTGTGCTGATTGTGGACGATTTTCTGGCTAACGGAGAGGCGGCCTTCGGACTGGCCCGGATCGTGGAGCAGGCCGGAGGCACCGTAGCCGGGATCGGCATCGTGATCGAAAAAGCCTTCCAGCCCGGCAACAAGCTGCTCAAGGAAGCGGGCTACCGTGTGGAATCCCTGGTGCGCATCGCCTCATTGGAGAACGGCGCCATCTCGTTTGTAGAAGAAGAGGACGGACAGGCGGACTAGTTCACATAAGCCGGGAAGCGGGACACATACTTAGAGTTGAAAAAGAGGACTACGGGCTGGTTGGCCGGAGTCCTCTTTTTTTATTATGTAGAAGAGAGCTTATGCGGGGCTTTCGCCGTTTGCGTGTGCTTATGTGTCTATGTAGGACAGCATTAGGATGGGAAAGAGCAGGCGTGATCATCTAGTTGTAAAATCGGCAGAATTAGGCGGCATTTTTCCACCTAATTCCTATTCGCGGCAGTTGGGGCGAGAAATAGATGGCGAATTTCCACTTAGTTGATCAGCCGCTAGCCTGGCAGGAGCCGCCGCCCTGCGCCGCAGCGGCCAGCGGTGTCAGCACGCGAAGCGCTCCGGGCTCGCAGCGCACGGCCAGCGGCGCAGTGCCCAGCGGCTCGCCGTCGCCGATAGCGTGCCGCGGCTGCGCGAAGCGGACCGCTACGCTGCGGCCGCGCAGCATCGTCACGAAGGGCAGCGCCACATGCGTGCCCTTCAGCAGCGTCGGGAACAGCCGCAGCACCTGCATGCGGCTGCACCCGTGCACGACGCAGACATCGAGCCGGCCGTCGCCCGTCTCCGCCTGCGGGCAGATCAGCAGCCCGCCGCCATAGCTTGGCAGGTTGCAGACCGAGACGAGCCAGGCCTGGTCAAAAGCCTGCTCTTTGCCGTCGAGGGTCACGCTCACGCGGCAGGGCTTAAAGGTAATCAGCGTATGCAAAATGCCGATGATATAAGCCAGCTGCCCGGCGCCGATGGCGTTGCACAGCCGCTTGTAGCGGCTGTTGTTCACGTTCACGGCGACCTGGGCATCAAAGCCGCTGGCCACGGCGGTCAGCGTCAGGCCGCCCGTGCCGCTGAGCAGATCCGCCTCCAGACAGCGGTCCTGCAGCGCGGCGTCCAGCGCGGCCTCCGTTGCCAGCGGGATGCCGAACCCGCGCGCCGTGTCATTGCCCGAGCCGGCGGGGATTACCGCCAGCGGGACGCTCCGGCGCCGCAGTGCGCCGAGCACACTGTGGATCGTGCCGTCGCCGCCGATCAGGATGGCGGCCCGCCAGTCCTCACGGCGTGCGAGTGCCCGAAGCACCTGCTCCTCAGCCTGACTGGCGCTTTGGGTAAAAAGCGCCTCATAAGCAATACCACGCGCCTTTAGCGTAGCTTCGACGGTCTGCCAGGTCCGCTGCCCGGCACCGCCGCCGGAACGGGGATTTATAATCATTAAGTACATGAATGCTCCTCCAGCCTGCAGATTGCTGTATATCCTGATTCCATTGTACGGAGTAGACCGGCAAAAGGGAATCACGAATACGCTGCCTGGAGGCGGGAGCACACGGTTACAGCTGGCGGAGCTGGCTCTCCGCAAGGTCACCTGCCCAGGGAAGCTTATACCACCTGCCGCCCAGGGAATGAAAGAGCATCAGCAGCCAGACGGAGAAAGACAGCAGCGAGAGGATCGCTCCCACAAAACCGCCGAT contains these protein-coding regions:
- a CDS encoding xanthine phosphoribosyltransferase — protein: MELLRRKVLDEGIVLGQGVLKVDSFLNHQMDPFLMREVGREFTRRFAGEAITKVLTIESSGIAPGIMTALTLEVPLIFARKQKSLTLTEDIYVETVYSFTKKESNDITVSKKFIAPGERVLIVDDFLANGEAAFGLARIVEQAGGTVAGIGIVIEKAFQPGNKLLKEAGYRVESLVRIASLENGAISFVEEEDGQAD
- a CDS encoding diacylglycerol kinase family protein, coding for MYLMIINPRSGGGAGQRTWQTVEATLKARGIAYEALFTQSASQAEEQVLRALARREDWRAAILIGGDGTIHSVLGALRRRSVPLAVIPAGSGNDTARGFGIPLATEAALDAALQDRCLEADLLSGTGGLTLTAVASGFDAQVAVNVNNSRYKRLCNAIGAGQLAYIIGILHTLITFKPCRVSVTLDGKEQAFDQAWLVSVCNLPSYGGGLLICPQAETGDGRLDVCVVHGCSRMQVLRLFPTLLKGTHVALPFVTMLRGRSVAVRFAQPRHAIGDGEPLGTAPLAVRCEPGALRVLTPLAAAAQGGGSCQASG